The genomic interval GGGCATATCGTACAGGGCCATGTGGATCAGACTGCCCTTTGTACTCAGGTTCAGGAAGCTGAAGGAAGCTGGTATTTTACTTTTCAATATGATCCCACAAAGGGAAATATTACGGTTGAAAAGGGATCGGTTTCGGTTAACGGAGTGAGCCTGACAGTGGTAAATTCAAAAGATGATTCTTTTCAGGTGGCCATCATTCCTTATACTTACGAACACACAAATTTTTGCCGAATAAAGGTTGGCACGGTCGTCAATCTTGAGTTTGATATTTTAGGTAAGTACATTGCCAAAATATTGAAACAACAATTGGGTTAGAGATGGCTTTATACTTGCTGCTGTTTTTAAATTTTCTGTTTCCTCAGACGGCCGAAAATTATGAATACTTGTATACCCTTCCTGAGAAAGGCACAGTGTGTACAAGTGACGGCCTGGGGAATATTTACCTGGTTTCTGGCCGTAGTATCATAAAATACAGTGAAAACAGCAGGAAAAATGTTTATACCAATGCCTATCTTGGGCATATTCAGCTGGTTGATGTGAGTAATCCTTTCCGGATTGTCGTTTTTTACAAAGATTTTAACCAGCTTGTTTTTCTGGATAATTTTCTTTCCCCCC from Bacteroidota bacterium carries:
- a CDS encoding riboflavin synthase; this translates as MFSGIIEEAGKVVGLEKEKDNLNITLECSFVNELKIDQSVSHNGVCLTVVKKTDKTYTVTAIQETLIKSNLGLLQTGDLVNLERSMKSDGRLDGHIVQGHVDQTALCTQVQEAEGSWYFTFQYDPTKGNITVEKGSVSVNGVSLTVVNSKDDSFQVAIIPYTYEHTNFCRIKVGTVVNLEFDILGKYIAKILKQQLG